The Actinomycetota bacterium genome has a window encoding:
- a CDS encoding YceI family protein: MTDLSATTGTWAIDPAHTTIGFSARHAMVAKVRGNFTEFTGSFTLDGEVPENSSADLLVQTASLTTQNADRDAHLKSADFLNVEVNPTLSFKSTGVNVKGGDSYVVTGDLTIGAITKSVDVEFQLIGVSQDPWGGTRIGFDGETEITRKDFGLVWNVALEAGGVLVGEKVKLTLDVEAVKQ; encoded by the coding sequence ATGACAGATCTCAGCGCGACCACCGGAACTTGGGCCATTGACCCCGCACATACGACAATCGGATTCTCAGCTCGCCACGCGATGGTGGCCAAGGTTCGCGGCAACTTCACCGAATTCACCGGCTCTTTCACCCTTGACGGCGAAGTACCAGAGAACTCCAGTGCGGATCTGCTCGTGCAGACCGCAAGCCTGACGACTCAGAACGCTGATCGCGATGCCCACCTCAAGAGTGCCGACTTCCTCAACGTCGAGGTCAACCCGACTCTTTCGTTCAAGTCGACCGGCGTCAACGTCAAGGGCGGCGACAGCTACGTCGTCACCGGAGATCTCACGATCGGTGCAATCACCAAGAGCGTCGATGTTGAATTCCAGCTCATCGGCGTCAGCCAAGACCCATGGGGCGGCACTCGTATCGGCTTCGATGGCGAAACCGAGATCACTCGCAAGGACTTCGGACTCGTCTGGAATGTCGCCCTTGAGGCTGGCGGGGTCCTGGTAGGCGAGAAGGTCAAGCTCACCCTCGATGTCGAGGCTGTCAAGCAGTAA
- a CDS encoding TIGR00730 family Rossman fold protein, protein MPAVCVYCASNPQIPGRYVELAAHVGQEIASRQWSLVSGGGSESMMGAVARATRLGGGRTIGVIPQALIEYEVADHDSDELIVTSTMRERKAIMDDRADAFLALPGGIGTLEELMEVWTSRHLRMHTKPVVVLDPWGDFDLLRAQVEHWQKLGFVKEHAVAELLWTTSVHEACDAIQHSWTSTASVPHSG, encoded by the coding sequence ATGCCCGCCGTATGCGTCTATTGCGCCTCCAACCCGCAAATTCCGGGTCGATATGTCGAGTTGGCAGCGCATGTCGGGCAGGAAATCGCGAGCCGTCAGTGGAGTTTGGTGTCTGGCGGCGGCTCCGAATCGATGATGGGCGCGGTAGCGCGGGCGACCCGGCTCGGCGGCGGTCGCACGATCGGCGTCATCCCACAGGCACTTATTGAGTACGAAGTGGCCGATCATGACTCCGATGAGTTGATCGTGACCTCCACTATGCGTGAGCGCAAGGCGATCATGGACGACCGAGCAGATGCCTTTCTGGCCCTCCCAGGCGGGATTGGCACCCTTGAGGAGTTGATGGAGGTCTGGACTTCTCGGCATCTCCGCATGCACACCAAACCTGTTGTCGTGCTCGACCCCTGGGGCGACTTTGATCTACTCCGTGCCCAGGTCGAGCACTGGCAGAAACTTGGCTTCGTGAAGGAGCATGCAGTGGCCGAGTTGCTCTGGACGACGTCGGTTCATGAAGCCTGCGACGCCATTCAGCATTCCTGGACCTCTACTGCCTCGGTCCCGCACTCCGGCTAA